A window of the Gemmatimonadota bacterium genome harbors these coding sequences:
- a CDS encoding SLBB domain-containing protein, producing the protein MSKSHLIIHTLILVPIFAGCQQSEQVTVSGAVAKPGTYVYQPDKSANSYLEGAGGMTEEALLDSVYLVRGLVDSSGKEIIKSVTIPLSDYPEVLPSDEIKVPVRVYDVRLDTVRVLRNVRLVHENRIFKIPSGALVSGWTERGVLVALLLGRGKVYEMADTAKAVWAFHYLYVHLHPDEYGRLRGFAGDVVDSLEALEDAHAIHTRTIKQLDYVRPGGLQLPDTGYWRVLLGILLTPRSASFPGSGLRRRRFEDGRVWTTFPNGRQRWQYPDGRVEVTFPGGAKEIRFPDGRVVSGYEQQVSRLKDESMVRNGVAGRAMEERTSERATGISAEVIPDGTTVTRQKGGNEPAIQPDGYRIVKGVDGSTRETFSDGRILHRSGTGYQVEILPDGREIESNRFGQKITSWPDGRKEVRMPAAYSYPGPLRTDLAVVNPLPDSVGVGEELTVTGQLHSEVEDISISAFLAPDGNVIKGAVRRRGRRFQARFRFGEVGHCRVQVQVVLPKARTFTVSHQAVVVGNPEKLEDEVLTIAPYPGDEGAERFLIDQINAARRRIGCQAVLPHPNLMHVARIRLEEMLALGEVSHFSLSGLDVTWHVTTRRLPFFQVSENVANGYFVETMQAGWMLSAGHRSNILARHWTHVGVAVAKDRGMVWGVQVFARQ; encoded by the coding sequence TTGTCTAAAAGCCATTTGATTATTCACACGCTAATTCTGGTCCCGATTTTTGCGGGATGTCAGCAGAGCGAACAGGTGACGGTTTCGGGTGCGGTTGCAAAGCCGGGGACTTATGTATATCAGCCCGATAAATCGGCGAACAGTTATCTCGAAGGTGCCGGCGGCATGACGGAAGAGGCACTTCTCGATAGTGTATATCTGGTTCGCGGTTTGGTTGACTCTTCTGGCAAAGAGATAATCAAGAGTGTGACGATTCCCCTGTCGGATTATCCAGAAGTTTTGCCCAGTGATGAGATTAAAGTGCCAGTTCGCGTTTATGACGTGCGATTGGATACGGTTCGCGTTTTGCGCAATGTCCGATTGGTTCATGAGAATCGGATTTTCAAAATTCCCTCTGGTGCCCTGGTGTCTGGGTGGACAGAGCGCGGCGTGCTGGTCGCGTTGTTACTTGGGCGCGGAAAAGTTTACGAGATGGCTGATACTGCAAAGGCAGTATGGGCTTTTCATTACTTATACGTTCATTTGCACCCCGATGAATACGGCCGTCTAAGGGGGTTTGCGGGAGATGTGGTTGACAGTTTGGAGGCTCTGGAAGATGCACACGCCATCCATACACGCACCATAAAGCAGTTGGATTATGTACGCCCTGGAGGGTTACAGCTTCCAGACACGGGTTATTGGCGCGTGTTGCTGGGGATTTTGCTAACGCCCAGGAGTGCATCTTTTCCGGGTAGTGGATTGCGCCGGCGTCGCTTTGAGGATGGGCGTGTGTGGACAACTTTTCCCAATGGACGACAGCGTTGGCAGTATCCCGATGGGCGGGTGGAGGTGACATTTCCCGGGGGCGCGAAAGAAATCCGGTTTCCCGATGGACGGGTTGTATCTGGCTATGAACAGCAAGTATCTCGCTTGAAAGATGAGTCGATGGTTCGCAATGGTGTAGCTGGCCGCGCGATGGAGGAACGCACTTCGGAAAGGGCGACGGGGATTTCGGCAGAGGTAATACCCGATGGCACTACGGTAACCCGCCAAAAAGGGGGAAATGAGCCTGCCATTCAGCCCGATGGGTATAGGATTGTGAAAGGGGTGGATGGTTCAACTCGGGAAACATTTTCCGATGGGCGAATTTTGCATCGCAGCGGAACCGGGTATCAAGTGGAGATTTTGCCCGATGGACGAGAGATCGAGAGTAATCGATTTGGACAAAAAATCACCTCGTGGCCCGATGGTCGAAAAGAAGTGCGAATGCCGGCCGCATACAGTTATCCCGGTCCGTTGCGAACAGATCTCGCGGTGGTCAATCCGCTTCCAGATTCGGTTGGTGTAGGTGAAGAACTGACGGTTACAGGGCAGTTACATAGCGAGGTGGAAGATATATCTATCTCGGCCTTTCTCGCGCCCGATGGCAATGTGATCAAAGGGGCTGTGCGAAGGCGGGGGCGGCGGTTTCAGGCGCGGTTTCGGTTTGGGGAGGTGGGACACTGTCGCGTACAGGTTCAGGTTGTCCTGCCCAAAGCACGCACCTTTACGGTTTCTCATCAGGCTGTGGTTGTTGGCAATCCCGAGAAGTTAGAAGATGAAGTTTTGACAATAGCCCCTTATCCGGGCGATGAGGGGGCTGAACGATTTTTGATTGATCAAATTAATGCGGCGCGAAGGCGGATTGGATGTCAGGCTGTACTTCCACATCCCAATTTGATGCATGTGGCGCGCATCCGCCTCGAGGAAATGTTGGCTTTGGGTGAGGTATCCCACTTTTCTTTATCGGGATTGGATGTGACGTGGCATGTAACCACCCGACGCTTGCCATTTTTCCAGGTGAGCGAAAATGTGGCAAACGGATATTTTGTCGAAACGATGCAGGCAGGTTGGATGTTAAGTGCGGGCCATCGTTCAAATATATTGGCGAGACACTGGACACATGTGGGGGTAGCTGTGGCAAAAGATAGGGGCATGGTGTGGGGCGTTCAGGTGTTTGCACGGCAATAA
- a CDS encoding SLBB domain-containing protein, with the protein MNKKQADVPDLLQIEGGLNPGVSREVSQQTSVPEAHVYGVGSFFDLLTDVDKKVRVCTGLSCRMAGADQVLQAMEDAGLPAMGCSCLAACDRPPAVLRDRDVLPAVSVEDVVRADGDWTRLLPEIVSSGKSWLGHVGPEVDDPDTMAINLLGQADWSGKAFAKAAKMRPEEIIEEIEMSGLQGRGGAGFSASFKWNAVCSEKETTRYVVLNGDESEPGTFKDREILMRRPDLVVEGLAIAAYTIGARDVYLYLRGEFAFPKAVMAKAVAKFESHNIFPDIRFHMHSGQGAYICGEETALLEALEGKRGMPRLRPPYPTEYGLWGKPTLIHNVETIACVPSIISNGGDWFRNLGRTEAGSKVYCISGHVKCPGVYELPLGVTLDELVEEAGGYVGTPKAFSPGGASSGFLPAKYRDQPLDFKTMDGLGSLLGSAGVVVLNDTVDMKWSVSQQLRFFHDESCGQCAPCRIGTRYLHEALENRICNREQGHKPHLQHAADVAWQMREGSICGLGQIAALPLTSAQKFFPEEFDE; encoded by the coding sequence GTGAATAAAAAACAGGCCGATGTGCCCGATTTGCTTCAGATTGAAGGCGGGTTAAATCCAGGTGTGTCGCGGGAGGTGTCGCAACAAACCAGCGTTCCCGAAGCTCATGTCTATGGCGTGGGTAGTTTTTTTGATTTGTTGACTGATGTGGATAAAAAAGTGCGGGTATGCACGGGTTTGTCGTGTCGCATGGCGGGTGCAGATCAGGTGCTGCAGGCGATGGAAGATGCGGGTCTGCCAGCGATGGGGTGTTCATGTCTGGCAGCTTGTGATCGTCCGCCTGCGGTGTTGCGAGACCGCGATGTGTTGCCCGCTGTATCGGTCGAGGATGTGGTGCGGGCAGATGGCGATTGGACGCGGCTCCTGCCAGAGATAGTGTCCAGTGGCAAAAGCTGGTTGGGACATGTGGGACCAGAGGTGGATGATCCAGATACTATGGCGATTAATTTGTTGGGTCAGGCCGATTGGTCGGGCAAAGCGTTTGCTAAGGCCGCGAAGATGCGTCCCGAAGAAATTATCGAAGAAATAGAGATGTCGGGGCTGCAGGGCCGCGGTGGCGCGGGTTTTTCTGCGTCTTTTAAGTGGAATGCCGTGTGCTCAGAAAAAGAGACCACGCGTTATGTGGTCTTAAATGGCGACGAGAGTGAGCCTGGTACATTTAAGGACCGCGAAATTTTGATGCGTCGTCCCGATCTGGTTGTTGAGGGATTGGCGATTGCGGCTTATACAATCGGGGCGAGAGATGTCTATTTGTACTTGCGGGGCGAGTTCGCTTTTCCAAAGGCTGTGATGGCAAAAGCTGTTGCGAAGTTTGAATCGCATAATATATTTCCCGATATCCGTTTTCACATGCACTCGGGGCAGGGGGCGTATATTTGCGGCGAGGAGACGGCGCTTTTAGAGGCTTTGGAGGGCAAGCGCGGGATGCCGCGTTTGCGCCCACCCTATCCCACAGAATACGGCCTGTGGGGAAAACCCACACTTATTCACAATGTGGAAACGATTGCGTGCGTGCCTTCGATTATTTCTAACGGCGGCGATTGGTTTCGCAATTTGGGGCGCACAGAGGCAGGGTCAAAAGTGTATTGTATTAGCGGGCATGTCAAATGCCCCGGTGTTTATGAGTTGCCATTGGGTGTGACTTTAGATGAGTTGGTCGAAGAGGCCGGCGGATATGTTGGGACTCCGAAAGCGTTTAGCCCCGGAGGGGCGAGTTCGGGTTTTTTGCCGGCTAAATACAGAGATCAGCCATTGGATTTTAAGACAATGGATGGGTTGGGTTCGCTGCTCGGCTCGGCCGGTGTTGTTGTGTTGAACGACACGGTGGATATGAAATGGTCAGTTAGTCAGCAGTTGAGATTTTTTCACGATGAAAGCTGCGGGCAATGCGCCCCCTGTCGCATTGGCACGCGGTATTTACACGAGGCACTGGAAAATCGCATTTGCAATCGAGAACAGGGCCACAAACCTCACTTGCAACACGCAGCAGATGTGGCGTGGCAGATGCGTGAGGGTTCGATATGTGGTCTTGGGCAAATTGCTGCTCTCCCCCTGACGAGTGCCCAAAAATTCTTCCCCGAGGAGTTTGATGAGTAA
- a CDS encoding aminotransferase class I/II-fold pyridoxal phosphate-dependent enzyme codes for MERQSKTKGELSDEAGNSLQMAPELMLELAHKAAELLVTRTETLPGENAWDGEFRQGLEKQLLKDPPEAGRSPEEVIEQAAREILPIAMRLDHPRCFAFIPSSPTWPGVLADFMAAGYNVNACTWLVGSGPSQLELVVIDWLRQWLGYPESAGGLFTSGGSAASLDAFVAAREAAGHPKRATVYMNDQSHSAHIRAARIIGIRPECIRLIPSDDLFRLDMEALAQAVADDRAAGFNPIAICANAGTSSTGTIDPLEAMADYCEAEGIWLHVDAAYGGFAIVTEQGKELLRGIERADSIGLDAHKWFFQPYEAGCLLVKDLSTLENAFGVHHDILQDTIWGANHPNFSDRGLQLSRSVRALKVWMSVQTFGMAAFRRAIAKGMELAVRAEEYVRESQILEMLTPASLGVVGFRIIPAATAIDEEELAEINKTILARIFWEDKAFISSTLLHGKFSLRLCIANHNTTWDDVRETLEAAERFGREALAY; via the coding sequence ATGGAAAGACAATCTAAGACAAAAGGAGAACTTTCAGACGAGGCGGGCAACAGCCTCCAGATGGCACCCGAACTCATGCTTGAACTCGCGCACAAAGCCGCGGAGCTTTTGGTGACGCGAACTGAGACCTTGCCCGGAGAAAATGCCTGGGATGGAGAATTCAGGCAGGGACTGGAGAAACAACTCTTGAAGGATCCACCCGAAGCTGGACGGTCCCCAGAGGAAGTCATTGAGCAGGCCGCACGCGAGATCCTCCCAATTGCGATGCGACTGGACCACCCGCGTTGCTTCGCGTTTATCCCATCGTCACCCACCTGGCCCGGCGTGCTGGCCGATTTCATGGCCGCCGGATACAACGTCAATGCATGCACCTGGCTGGTCGGGAGCGGTCCGAGTCAACTCGAACTGGTCGTCATTGATTGGTTGCGGCAATGGCTCGGCTATCCAGAAAGCGCGGGTGGGCTTTTCACAAGCGGAGGCTCGGCGGCCAGCCTCGACGCCTTTGTCGCAGCGCGAGAAGCAGCGGGCCACCCCAAACGTGCGACCGTCTATATGAACGACCAGAGCCATAGCGCGCACATCCGCGCAGCCAGGATCATCGGCATTCGTCCAGAGTGCATACGCCTGATACCGAGCGACGACCTCTTCCGCCTGGACATGGAAGCACTCGCACAGGCTGTAGCCGATGACCGCGCAGCGGGATTCAACCCCATTGCAATATGCGCCAATGCCGGAACGAGCAGTACCGGGACTATCGATCCACTCGAAGCCATGGCAGACTACTGTGAGGCAGAAGGAATATGGCTACACGTTGACGCTGCATACGGCGGCTTCGCTATCGTGACCGAACAGGGCAAGGAACTCTTGCGCGGGATCGAGCGGGCAGATTCCATCGGGCTGGATGCGCACAAATGGTTCTTCCAACCTTATGAGGCTGGTTGCCTGCTGGTGAAGGACCTGAGTACGCTTGAAAACGCCTTCGGCGTTCATCACGATATTCTCCAGGACACAATATGGGGTGCGAACCACCCGAACTTCTCGGATCGCGGCCTGCAACTGAGCCGATCAGTACGCGCGCTTAAAGTCTGGATGTCCGTCCAGACCTTCGGAATGGCCGCATTTCGGCGGGCCATAGCAAAGGGAATGGAACTGGCCGTTCGGGCGGAAGAGTATGTACGGGAGAGCCAGATACTGGAGATGCTGACCCCCGCGTCTCTGGGGGTCGTAGGCTTCCGGATCATCCCCGCTGCTACCGCTATTGACGAGGAAGAACTCGCAGAGATCAACAAAACAATACTCGCCCGCATCTTTTGGGAAGACAAAGCCTTTATATCCTCGACGCTTCTGCATGGAAAATTTTCACTCCGGCTGTGCATCGCCAACCACAACACAACATGGGACGATGTGCGCGAGACCCTTGAGGCCGCCGAGCGATTCGGGCGAGAGGCGTTAGCCTACTAA
- a CDS encoding cache domain-containing protein, giving the protein MLNHIRSIAIIALAAGLMWNCGGERLTQSEIGTEEQVGRPLSKLAVAHHKAQAVVMVTLYRDGAPVSGATVEFSRSIAGQTPAYEWSGTTDEKGQTLVEIASGNGYYQARASQDGVEIGSWSSIPINAGYKVILYLPVGGKAQVKVSYSLEEPTKQITARDVVDKKTLKAFVEAAKEYAKSFPFSEDIAEEFRQEGGRWKHEAIYLAVLNSEGVIVYHAANADLEGQNLINFEDPNGVKYVQELIAAAAAGGGFVAYYFDNPAVDENGDGELLGDPIGSPKIGYATPITDPETGMELTLLSGFYPQVAADG; this is encoded by the coding sequence ATGTTGAACCACATTCGCAGTATAGCTATCATAGCTCTTGCTGCAGGACTGATGTGGAACTGCGGCGGAGAGCGCTTGACGCAGTCAGAAATCGGAACAGAAGAACAGGTCGGACGCCCTCTGAGCAAATTGGCAGTGGCCCATCACAAAGCACAGGCTGTAGTCATGGTCACTTTGTATCGTGATGGCGCACCAGTAAGCGGTGCAACCGTAGAATTTTCGCGCTCCATTGCCGGACAGACGCCAGCCTATGAGTGGTCGGGAACAACCGATGAAAAAGGTCAAACACTGGTGGAAATCGCATCGGGCAATGGTTATTATCAAGCGCGTGCTTCGCAAGACGGAGTCGAGATCGGCTCCTGGTCCAGCATACCAATTAACGCAGGCTATAAGGTCATACTCTATTTACCCGTTGGTGGAAAGGCACAGGTGAAAGTTTCATACTCCCTGGAAGAGCCAACAAAACAGATCACAGCCAGAGATGTAGTAGATAAGAAAACCCTGAAAGCATTTGTAGAAGCCGCAAAAGAATACGCGAAAAGCTTCCCCTTTTCCGAGGACATCGCAGAAGAATTCAGACAAGAGGGCGGAAGGTGGAAACACGAAGCCATCTATCTCGCAGTTTTAAACAGCGAGGGCGTCATAGTGTATCACGCAGCCAATGCAGATCTCGAGGGACAAAACCTGATTAATTTTGAAGATCCCAATGGCGTCAAATACGTCCAGGAACTCATCGCTGCAGCCGCTGCAGGTGGCGGTTTTGTCGCGTATTATTTCGATAATCCGGCGGTAGATGAGAATGGAGATGGCGAACTGTTAGGCGATCCCATTGGCTCACCCAAGATAGGTTATGCCACCCCAATCACTGATCCTGAGACCGGCATGGAATTAACCCTGCTCTCAGGGTTTTATCCACAGGTAGCAGCAGACGGATGA
- a CDS encoding branched-chain amino acid ABC transporter substrate-binding protein: MKHITAVILLGLTSVFAAGLMWNCGGERVMQSETGTDEQIGRPLSKLAVAHHAAQAVVMVTVHRDGAPASGATVEFSHSIAGQAPDYQWSGLTNDNGQAWVEITSGNGYYQAQASQDGVEIGSWSSIPINAGYEVMDLPIGGQAQVTSSSMDALVTIGEGEGVQIRSLLTHSIEGWLGGPPRNAIELAVQDFGMIHGHAVELGEPIDGGCGPEGGRMGAEQITADPQVLGVIGTSCSGAAVAASPVISEAGLVMISPSNTSPALTSDLAGNASSDYHSGYYRVSVNDLYQARAVADFAYNELGLRRMAALNDGDSYTRGLTTAFGDAFSALGGAVTTTAMIAKGQTDMTSVLTEFAAATPDGIFFPLFNREGIPFTRQVREHDSLKDATLITGAALLGSEFLSIPQSEGVYAAGPETDLGTNVNAITGKSVSEVLAAYEAAYVEFPGTPYWAHGYDATTLLLNAIEIVAGEAGGKLYVDRAALRRELHATSGFQALIGMLNCDEFGDCGTGRINIYHHTDLNITDPAQLPVVYRFTP; the protein is encoded by the coding sequence TTGAAGCATATAACAGCAGTAATACTTTTGGGATTGACCAGCGTCTTTGCCGCAGGACTGATGTGGAACTGCGGCGGTGAGCGCGTAATGCAGTCAGAGACCGGGACAGACGAACAAATTGGACGTCCCCTGAGCAAATTAGCAGTAGCTCATCACGCGGCACAGGCTGTAGTAATGGTCACTGTGCATCGTGATGGCGCGCCAGCAAGCGGTGCAACCGTAGAATTTTCGCACTCTATTGCAGGACAGGCTCCAGACTATCAGTGGTCGGGCCTGACCAATGACAATGGTCAGGCATGGGTGGAAATCACATCGGGCAATGGTTATTACCAGGCACAAGCCTCGCAGGACGGGGTCGAGATTGGTTCCTGGTCCAGCATTCCTATTAACGCAGGCTACGAGGTCATGGATTTGCCCATCGGGGGACAAGCACAGGTGACCAGTTCATCTATGGATGCCTTAGTCACAATTGGTGAAGGCGAAGGCGTTCAAATCCGTTCGTTGCTCACACATAGCATTGAGGGGTGGCTCGGTGGGCCGCCGCGGAACGCCATTGAATTGGCCGTACAAGACTTCGGCATGATCCACGGTCACGCGGTTGAACTCGGCGAGCCAATAGACGGCGGATGTGGACCAGAAGGCGGACGCATGGGCGCAGAGCAGATCACCGCCGACCCACAGGTGTTGGGCGTCATCGGCACGTCCTGCTCCGGCGCAGCAGTGGCGGCCTCACCAGTGATCAGCGAGGCGGGGCTGGTAATGATCTCGCCGTCCAATACCTCGCCGGCACTCACATCCGACCTCGCTGGCAACGCGAGTTCCGACTACCACTCCGGCTATTATCGCGTTTCTGTCAACGATCTCTACCAGGCGAGAGCAGTCGCCGACTTCGCATATAATGAATTGGGCTTGCGGCGCATGGCGGCCCTCAACGATGGCGACTCGTACACCCGGGGCCTCACCACCGCGTTTGGCGATGCGTTCAGCGCCCTCGGCGGCGCAGTCACTACTACCGCCATGATCGCGAAAGGGCAGACGGACATGACATCCGTCCTCACGGAATTTGCAGCAGCCACACCAGACGGCATCTTCTTCCCGCTCTTCAATAGGGAAGGAATACCTTTTACCAGGCAGGTGCGGGAACACGACAGCCTGAAAGACGCGACACTCATCACGGGTGCGGCTCTCCTCGGTTCGGAGTTCCTCTCCATACCGCAGTCAGAGGGTGTTTACGCTGCGGGACCGGAGACAGACCTCGGCACAAATGTCAATGCTATAACCGGCAAGAGCGTAAGTGAAGTGCTCGCCGCGTATGAAGCTGCGTATGTCGAATTTCCAGGCACACCTTACTGGGCGCACGGTTACGATGCCACAACGCTACTGCTCAACGCCATCGAGATTGTTGCAGGCGAAGCTGGTGGAAAATTGTATGTAGATCGCGCCGCACTGCGCAGGGAACTCCACGCGACGTCAGGCTTTCAGGCTCTCATCGGCATGCTCAACTGCGACGAATTTGGAGACTGCGGCACCGGGCGCATAAACATCTACCACCACACAGATTTGAACATCACAGACCCCGCGCAATTGCCCGTGGTCTATCGGTTTACGCCGTAA
- a CDS encoding branched-chain amino acid ABC transporter substrate-binding protein, producing MKHIRIIVVMALAAGLMWNCGGERVTQSETGTDEQIGRPLSKLAVHEDVVQATIGVTVHQDGAPVSGATVEFSRSIAGQAPDYQWSGMTNDNGQTWVEITSGNGYYQARASQDGVEIGSWSSIPINAGYQVMLDLPIGGQAQVTGSSMRSLVAIGEGEAVQIRSLLSHTVVPGLAEGSRYAIELAVQDFGMIHGHAVELGESLDTGCGPEGGRMGAEQIIADPQVVGVIGTNCSGAAVAASPVISEAGLVMISPSNTSPALTSDLAGNASPNYHPGYFRTSNNDLYEANAVADFAYNELGLRRLVAIDDGDPYTMGLTVAFGNAFRALGGEVAATTTIAKGQTDMTSVLTEFAAATPDGIYFPLFDLEGAPFAEQVREHDSLKDATLITSSALLLTGFLALPQSEGIYFAGPEPVIGSNVNAATGKSVDEVLAAFAATYGGSPDTPYWTHAYDATTLLLNAVEIVAGEAGGKLYVDRAGLRRQLHATSGFQGLLGTLNCDEFGDCGTGRVNIYHHTDLNITDPAQLPIVYRFSP from the coding sequence ATGAAACACATCCGCATTATAGTTGTTATGGCCCTCGCCGCAGGACTGATGTGGAACTGCGGTGGCGAGCGCGTCACGCAATCAGAGACCGGGACAGACGAACAGATTGGACGTCCCCTGAGCAAATTAGCAGTACACGAAGATGTCGTACAGGCTACTATAGGGGTCACTGTGCACCAGGATGGCGCACCAGTAAGCGGTGCAACCGTAGAATTTTCGCGCTCCATTGCCGGGCAGGCCCCAGACTATCAGTGGTCGGGCATGACCAATGACAATGGTCAGACATGGGTGGAAATCACATCGGGCAATGGTTATTATCAGGCGCGCGCCTCGCAGGATGGGGTCGAAATCGGTTCCTGGTCCAGCATACCCATCAACGCGGGCTACCAGGTCATGCTCGATTTGCCCATCGGTGGACAAGCACAGGTGACCGGTTCATCCATGCGTTCCCTTGTCGCGATTGGCGAGGGCGAAGCCGTGCAAATCCGTTCGTTGCTCTCGCACACCGTCGTGCCCGGGCTTGCTGAGGGATCGCGGTACGCTATTGAATTGGCCGTACAAGACTTCGGCATGATCCACGGTCACGCGGTTGAACTCGGCGAATCACTGGACACCGGGTGTGGACCGGAAGGCGGACGCATGGGCGCAGAGCAGATCATCGCCGACCCGCAGGTAGTCGGCGTCATCGGCACGAACTGCTCGGGTGCGGCTGTGGCGGCCTCACCAGTGATCAGCGAAGCGGGGCTGGTAATGATCTCGCCGTCCAATACCTCGCCAGCACTCACATCCGACCTCGCCGGCAACGCGAGTCCCAACTATCACCCCGGCTATTTCCGAACCTCTAACAACGACCTCTATGAAGCGAACGCAGTCGCCGATTTCGCCTATAATGAATTGGGTCTGCGGCGCTTAGTGGCCATAGACGATGGCGACCCGTACACCATGGGCCTCACCGTCGCATTCGGCAATGCGTTCCGCGCTCTCGGAGGCGAAGTCGCTGCCACCACCACGATTGCAAAAGGGCAAACGGACATGACATCCGTCCTCACAGAATTTGCAGCAGCCACACCAGACGGCATCTACTTCCCACTCTTTGACCTGGAAGGTGCGCCCTTCGCCGAGCAGGTGCGGGAACACGACAGTCTGAAAGACGCGACACTCATCACGAGTTCGGCCCTCCTCCTGACGGGGTTTCTCGCCCTGCCGCAATCGGAGGGCATCTACTTTGCCGGCCCGGAGCCAGTGATTGGTTCAAACGTCAATGCTGCCACTGGCAAGAGCGTAGATGAAGTACTCGCCGCATTTGCAGCCACGTACGGCGGATCTCCGGACACGCCATACTGGACACACGCTTACGATGCCACAACCCTGCTGCTCAACGCCGTCGAGATTGTTGCAGGTGAAGCTGGCGGGAAATTGTATGTAGATCGCGCCGGGCTGCGCAGGCAACTTCACGCGACATCCGGCTTTCAGGGTCTCCTGGGCACACTCAACTGCGACGAATTCGGAGACTGTGGCACCGGGCGCGTGAACATATACCACCACACGGATTTGAACATCACAGACCCCGCGCAATTGCCCATAGTCTATCGGTTCTCGCCGTAA
- a CDS encoding phytanoyl-CoA dioxygenase family protein, which yields MTDQIAELRVSNDAIDDSEELRRRIREEGYLFFRKLQNPDKLRDLRRQMLNKMTPWLVEGTDPIDGIADISKQCTEGDPEYTDVYHEVYKLEAFHHIAHEPEVLDLLEKVMDGPVFPHPHKVARLWFPKYTAHTTPIHQDFVHFQGNFDTYTCWAPVGDCPIELGGLAVLPGSHKINAVMNHHFSLGAGSLCIHTDELEGQWHSTDYEIGDTLIFPALTVHQALPNLTEDRLRVSLDNRYQKLGDTLSEHMLEPHLNIFNNLTWEDVYKDWENDDLKYYWQNQDNRIIPRDLSYSEKGFAEALELAKAGDERAYIAMNRAIRRDPNSPQAQAARKALALA from the coding sequence ATGACAGACCAGATTGCAGAATTGCGCGTATCCAACGACGCGATTGACGATTCGGAAGAGTTGCGGCGGCGCATCCGTGAAGAGGGATATCTCTTCTTTCGCAAATTGCAGAACCCGGACAAACTCCGGGATTTGCGGCGACAAATGCTCAACAAAATGACACCGTGGCTCGTCGAGGGAACCGATCCCATAGATGGCATAGCCGATATTTCCAAACAATGTACCGAAGGCGACCCCGAATACACCGACGTATATCACGAAGTGTACAAACTCGAAGCCTTTCACCACATTGCCCATGAACCAGAAGTACTCGACCTGCTCGAAAAAGTAATGGATGGCCCTGTCTTCCCGCATCCGCACAAAGTCGCTCGCCTGTGGTTTCCCAAATACACGGCACACACCACGCCGATTCACCAGGACTTTGTACACTTTCAGGGCAACTTCGACACCTACACCTGCTGGGCACCTGTAGGCGACTGCCCCATTGAACTCGGTGGCCTCGCCGTACTGCCCGGCTCTCACAAAATCAATGCCGTGATGAACCACCACTTCTCCCTCGGCGCGGGCAGCCTGTGCATCCACACCGACGAATTGGAAGGCCAATGGCACAGCACAGACTACGAAATCGGCGATACCCTCATCTTCCCCGCACTCACGGTACACCAGGCTCTACCGAACCTCACCGAAGACCGCCTTCGCGTCTCCCTCGACAACCGCTATCAAAAACTCGGTGACACCCTATCTGAACACATGCTCGAACCCCATCTGAACATCTTCAACAATCTCACCTGGGAAGACGTGTACAAAGACTGGGAAAACGACGACCTCAAATACTACTGGCAAAACCAGGACAATCGCATCATACCCCGCGACCTCAGCTATTCGGAGAAAGGATTTGCAGAAGCCCTCGAATTGGCTAAAGCCGGAGATGAACGCGCGTATATTGCTATGAATCGCGCCATACGACGCGATCCCAACTCACCTCAAGCCCAGGCTGCCAGAAAAGCTCTGGCACTTGCTTGA